In Alteromonas sp. V450, the following proteins share a genomic window:
- a CDS encoding choline BCCT transporter BetT: protein MSENIKTSPLNKPVFITSSAIIVCLLIFAAGAPKKADAIFQQLQSVIVTNGSWFYVFTVAAIVLFVVFLGMSRYGEIKLGPDHATPEFSFGTWLSMLFAAGMGIGLMFFGVAEPLMHFMAPPTAQAESIDAVREAMKTTFFHWGVHAWAIYAVVALILGYFAYRQNLPLTLRSALYPLIGDKIYGWPGHVVDIFAVTSTVFGVSTSLGFGASQVNAGFNYLFGLPSNTGVQIAIMAGVVGLAVISVTTGLDKGIRRLSETNMVLAILLLLTVLVLGPTVFLLQAFMQNTGAYLSDLVRNTFNLFAYEKTDWIGGWTIFYWGWWLAWAPFVGLFIARISYGRTIREFVMGVLLIPSAFTLFWMTVFGNGAIDQVLVQGKDALAQMVNEDTSVALFVFLEQFPYSSVLSFIAVLMVVVFFVTSCDSGAMVVDMLCSHGENNTPLWQRVYWAIGVGVVSAVLLYAGGLGALQTMTIAAALPFAIVLLIAISGLLKALRVEAYKRESLQVLAGTPQHNEGDKNWKERLENIVTFPDENAVRRYINKVVKPALFEVGEEFKTQQFTATVSDTDEALILTVDMGNDPEFIYAVYPMPTEQPEFGPSDAPALDENQKATYYRAEVHLSEGGQNYDIMGWSKISVINDVIDHYHKHQHFIHLLK from the coding sequence GTGAGTGAAAACATTAAAACTTCACCTTTGAACAAACCGGTGTTTATTACGTCGTCAGCAATAATCGTTTGTTTACTCATTTTTGCCGCAGGTGCCCCGAAAAAAGCAGACGCTATTTTTCAGCAGTTGCAAAGCGTAATAGTAACTAACGGCAGTTGGTTTTACGTATTTACCGTTGCTGCAATTGTCTTGTTTGTTGTATTTCTTGGCATGTCTCGCTACGGAGAAATCAAACTCGGTCCAGACCACGCCACGCCAGAATTTAGTTTTGGTACATGGCTGAGTATGCTGTTCGCCGCCGGCATGGGTATCGGGTTAATGTTTTTTGGTGTTGCTGAGCCGCTAATGCACTTTATGGCTCCACCCACTGCTCAAGCAGAAAGCATCGACGCTGTGCGAGAAGCCATGAAAACCACATTTTTTCACTGGGGTGTTCATGCTTGGGCTATTTATGCCGTTGTTGCACTCATTTTAGGCTATTTTGCCTACCGCCAAAATTTACCACTAACGCTTCGTTCAGCACTCTACCCTCTTATTGGCGACAAAATATATGGGTGGCCTGGTCACGTTGTTGATATTTTCGCTGTTACCTCAACCGTTTTCGGCGTTTCTACGTCGCTTGGTTTCGGTGCGTCGCAAGTTAATGCTGGCTTTAACTATTTATTCGGACTGCCGTCAAATACGGGTGTACAAATTGCCATAATGGCAGGTGTTGTAGGGTTAGCCGTTATTTCTGTAACCACGGGGTTAGACAAAGGCATTCGACGGTTATCTGAAACCAACATGGTACTTGCTATTTTATTACTGCTGACGGTGTTGGTTTTGGGCCCGACAGTGTTCTTACTGCAGGCATTTATGCAAAACACTGGGGCATATTTGTCAGATTTAGTGCGCAACACGTTTAACCTATTTGCCTATGAAAAAACAGACTGGATTGGTGGCTGGACTATCTTTTACTGGGGATGGTGGCTAGCATGGGCACCGTTCGTAGGCCTATTTATCGCCCGTATTTCTTACGGCAGAACCATTCGTGAATTTGTCATGGGCGTGCTGCTTATTCCATCAGCATTTACGCTGTTTTGGATGACCGTGTTTGGCAACGGTGCCATTGACCAAGTGTTGGTACAAGGCAAAGATGCGCTTGCTCAAATGGTTAATGAAGATACGTCCGTTGCATTATTCGTATTCTTGGAACAATTCCCATACTCTTCCGTATTGAGTTTTATTGCCGTACTCATGGTCGTTGTATTTTTTGTTACTTCTTGTGATTCAGGCGCTATGGTTGTAGACATGCTTTGTTCTCATGGCGAAAACAACACCCCCTTATGGCAGCGCGTTTACTGGGCGATAGGCGTTGGTGTAGTTAGTGCAGTACTACTGTACGCGGGTGGTTTAGGTGCATTACAGACGATGACCATTGCCGCCGCACTCCCTTTCGCTATTGTTTTGCTTATCGCAATATCAGGCTTACTAAAAGCACTGAGAGTAGAAGCGTACAAGCGTGAAAGTTTGCAGGTTCTAGCCGGAACACCTCAGCATAATGAAGGCGACAAAAACTGGAAAGAGCGTCTTGAAAATATTGTTACGTTTCCAGATGAAAATGCAGTTAGGCGCTATATCAATAAGGTTGTGAAGCCTGCGCTTTTTGAAGTGGGGGAAGAATTCAAAACACAGCAATTCACCGCTACAGTAAGCGATACAGACGAAGCGTTAATTCTTACGGTGGACATGGGGAACGATCCAGAATTTATCTATGCGGTATACCCTATGCCGACAGAACAACCAGAATTTGGGCCATCTGATGCACCAGCACTGGACGAAAACCAAAAGGCAACGTACTATCGCGCCGAAGTACACCTCAGTGAAGGTGGTCAGAATTATGATATTATGGGCTGGTCTAAAATATCGGTGATAAACGATGTGATTGATCACTATCACAAGCACCAACATTTTATTCATTTGCTCAAGTAA
- a CDS encoding MarR family winged helix-turn-helix transcriptional regulator yields MRKEEELLVALRRVIRAVDLRSKQLSKHVGLTGPQLLVMQNIQEQPGIMVREIAENINLSPATITNILDRLESRDLATRIRSTQDKRKVGVFLTERGKEAVVDAPRPLQEHFVERFSHLKEWEQSQMVATVQRIASMMDAEDIDASPFLEVGSIADKTV; encoded by the coding sequence ATGCGTAAAGAAGAAGAATTATTAGTGGCACTACGGCGGGTAATACGTGCTGTAGACTTGCGAAGCAAGCAACTTAGTAAACATGTTGGGCTTACTGGGCCTCAGTTGCTTGTTATGCAAAACATACAAGAACAACCAGGTATTATGGTGCGAGAAATAGCAGAAAACATTAATTTAAGCCCTGCTACTATCACCAATATTCTAGACCGTCTTGAATCAAGAGACTTGGCCACGCGTATTCGAAGTACACAAGATAAGCGTAAAGTTGGCGTATTTCTAACCGAGCGTGGTAAAGAAGCCGTAGTTGATGCTCCTCGTCCGCTACAGGAGCACTTCGTTGAGCGTTTCTCGCACCTAAAGGAATGGGAACAAAGTCAAATGGTCGCCACCGTTCAGCGCATTGCTAGCATGATGGATGCTGAAGATATCGACGCATCACCGTTTCTTGAGGTCGGCAGTATTGCCGATAAGACCGTATAG